A window of uncultured Litoreibacter sp. contains these coding sequences:
- a CDS encoding GNAT family N-acetyltransferase, with protein sequence MIVEAGDPKDPQATALLKQSHALMQDLFEPEENYFLDIDELCASNIRFLVARDGDTITGTAALAIKTSYAEVKSMFVDPDRRGQGIADRLMEALDQTAKAEGIKTLKLETAHKLAAAVKLYARHGYTECALFGDYEPNQTSLFMEKHL encoded by the coding sequence ATGATCGTCGAGGCCGGAGACCCCAAAGACCCCCAAGCAACCGCGCTGCTGAAACAAAGCCACGCGCTGATGCAGGATCTGTTCGAGCCGGAGGAGAACTACTTCCTCGACATCGACGAGCTCTGCGCGTCCAACATCCGCTTCCTCGTCGCGAGGGACGGCGACACCATCACCGGCACCGCCGCACTGGCCATCAAAACCAGCTACGCCGAGGTCAAATCCATGTTCGTCGACCCAGACCGTCGGGGGCAAGGCATTGCGGACAGGCTTATGGAAGCGCTCGACCAGACCGCCAAGGCCGAGGGCATCAAGACCCTGAAACTCGAAACCGCCCACAAACTCGCCGCCGCCGTCAAGCTCTATGCCCGCCACGGCTACACCGAATGCGCGCTCTTCGGTGACTACGAGCCCAACCAAACCAGCCTCTTCATGGAAAAGCACCTTTAG
- the cobW gene encoding cobalamin biosynthesis protein CobW yields MPAKIPATVVTGFLGAGKTTLIRHMLQNANGKRIALIINEFGDLGVDGDILKGCGDETCTEDDVMELSNGCICCTVADDFVPTMEKLLARENKPDHIVIETSGLALPQPLVRAFNWPEISTQVTVDGVVTVVDGKAVTEGRFAHNVAAVDAQRKLDENLDHETPLSELFEDQVACADMIVVNKSDLLSEDESAALVANLKSESRDSVQVVKTSMGKLPVDVLLGQGVGSENDLDARHEVHHHHHDHDDDHHDDDHHHHEHDHDEFESFVVTRPEIADPKAFAEQVADVIRQHDILRLKGFAAVAGKPMRLTLQAVGPRIDTYFDRPFAADESRQTRLVVIGQAGLDHAAIDAALKA; encoded by the coding sequence ATGCCCGCAAAAATCCCCGCCACCGTCGTCACCGGCTTCCTTGGGGCCGGCAAAACCACCCTGATCCGCCACATGCTGCAAAACGCCAATGGCAAGCGCATCGCGCTGATTATCAACGAGTTTGGTGATTTGGGCGTTGACGGCGACATCCTCAAAGGCTGCGGCGACGAGACTTGCACCGAGGACGACGTGATGGAGCTGTCCAACGGCTGCATCTGCTGCACCGTGGCCGACGACTTTGTGCCCACGATGGAAAAGCTGTTGGCCCGCGAGAACAAGCCCGACCACATCGTGATCGAGACGTCTGGTCTAGCCCTGCCGCAACCGCTGGTGCGCGCCTTCAACTGGCCCGAGATTTCGACCCAAGTCACCGTGGACGGCGTCGTCACCGTGGTCGACGGCAAAGCCGTGACCGAGGGCCGCTTCGCCCATAACGTCGCCGCCGTGGACGCGCAGCGCAAGCTGGACGAAAACCTCGACCACGAAACGCCCCTGTCGGAGCTGTTCGAGGATCAGGTCGCCTGCGCGGATATGATCGTGGTCAACAAATCCGACCTGCTGTCAGAGGACGAAAGCGCCGCCCTGGTGGCCAATCTGAAATCTGAGAGCCGCGACTCTGTGCAGGTGGTCAAAACCTCTATGGGCAAGCTGCCGGTCGATGTGCTGCTGGGCCAAGGCGTGGGCTCGGAAAACGACCTCGACGCCCGCCACGAGGTGCATCACCACCACCATGACCACGACGATGATCACCATGATGACGACCATCATCACCACGAGCACGACCATGACGAGTTCGAAAGCTTTGTGGTCACCCGCCCTGAAATTGCCGACCCCAAGGCCTTTGCCGAGCAGGTCGCAGATGTCATTCGTCAACATGACATCCTGCGCCTCAAAGGCTTCGCCGCCGTGGCGGGCAAACCCATGCGCCTGACCCTGCAGGCCGTGGGCCCGCGCATCGACACATATTTCGACCGGCCATTTGCAGCAGATGAATCCCGCCAAACCCGGCTGGTGGTGATCGGCCAAGCAGGTCTTGACCACGCCGCCATAGACGCCGCGCTCAAAGCATGA
- a CDS encoding CbtA family protein — translation MLRQILTSAVFAGVGAGVLAALLQLWLVVPLIMEAELFESGQRVHFATDGSTQSDRGAPSVWEEPLRHIYTIGFSAVTFTAYAFFMVAGFALATRAGHEITAKRGMVWGLCGAIAVVIAPAIGMPPELPGAIGAEVVPRQVWYLSCVVLTLIGLTQIAFDGRSRVWITAPIFLLVPHLMGAPHLDTYFGVAPSELASEFVARVMGVAMISWVLLGLFAALIWTRSEEA, via the coding sequence GCAGGCGTGCTTGCCGCGCTTCTTCAATTATGGCTCGTGGTCCCGTTGATCATGGAGGCCGAACTTTTTGAATCCGGCCAACGGGTGCATTTCGCAACCGATGGCTCCACGCAATCTGATCGCGGCGCACCTTCCGTCTGGGAAGAGCCGCTGCGCCACATCTACACCATCGGGTTCTCGGCTGTGACCTTCACGGCTTACGCGTTTTTCATGGTTGCGGGCTTCGCACTCGCCACCCGCGCGGGACATGAGATCACCGCCAAGCGGGGAATGGTCTGGGGCCTGTGCGGTGCCATTGCCGTTGTCATCGCGCCCGCCATCGGGATGCCGCCGGAACTGCCCGGCGCCATCGGGGCGGAAGTTGTTCCGCGCCAGGTTTGGTATCTCTCTTGCGTTGTGTTGACCCTGATCGGCCTGACCCAGATCGCGTTTGACGGACGGTCGCGCGTTTGGATCACCGCGCCAATCTTCCTGCTGGTCCCGCATCTGATGGGCGCGCCGCATCTCGACACTTACTTTGGCGTCGCGCCGTCTGAACTTGCATCCGAATTTGTCGCCCGCGTGATGGGCGTCGCCATGATCTCATGGGTTCTGCTGGGGCTGTTCGCCGCCCTGATCTGGACCCGCTCAGAGGAGGCATAA